A window of the Bradyrhizobium ottawaense genome harbors these coding sequences:
- a CDS encoding ribulose bisphosphate carboxylase small subunit has product MRVTQGCFSFLPDLTDAQISAQVQYCLSKGWAVNIEFTDDPHPRNTFWEMWGLPMFDLRDAAGVMMELTECRKVYGDSYIRMSAFDSSPGWESVRMSFIVNRPKDEPGFRLERQEVEGRNIRYTTKSYAVDRPEGARYGGK; this is encoded by the coding sequence ATGCGCGTTACCCAAGGCTGTTTTTCGTTCCTGCCCGATCTCACCGACGCACAGATATCGGCGCAGGTCCAATATTGTCTAAGCAAGGGCTGGGCGGTGAACATCGAATTCACCGACGATCCGCATCCCCGCAACACCTTCTGGGAAATGTGGGGGCTGCCGATGTTCGACCTGCGCGATGCCGCCGGCGTCATGATGGAGCTCACCGAATGCCGCAAGGTCTATGGCGACAGCTACATCCGGATGTCGGCGTTCGACTCCAGCCCTGGCTGGGAGTCGGTGCGGATGTCGTTCATCGTCAACCGTCCGAAGGACGAACCCGGCTTCCGGCTTGAACGGCAGGAGGTCGAGGGCCGCAACATCCGCTACACCACGAAATCCTACGCGGTCGACCGTCCCGAGGGCGCTCGCTACGGTGGCAAATGA
- the tkt gene encoding transketolase, which yields MNAPALACIASRPEISHADMANTIRFLAIDAVEKAKSGHPGMPMGMADVATVLFTRFLKFDPADPAWPDRDRFVLSAGHGSMLLYALLHLTGYEGMTLDELRAFRQWGSKTPGHPEYGHTPGVETTTGPLGQGIATAVGMALAERLMNARFGNDFVDHFTYVIAGDGCLMEGLSHEAISLAGHLKLNRLIVLFDDNEISIDGATSLSCSDDQLLRFRASGWSACRIDGHDPTAITAAIEQARHNDRPSLIACRTMIGFGAPNRQGTEKAHGAPLGPEEIEKTRHVLNWPYAPFEVPQAVRDAWREAGARGHDARRAWIERTRRPQSGERSAFHDALNRNLPCGYVDAMARIRGRFGSDQPNIATRQASQLVIDTIAEALPNLLGGSADLTHSNLTKAKTHQAVGSGAFAGSYVHYGVREHAMAAAMNGIALHGGFIPYGGTFLTFADYSRPAIRLAALMGVRVIHVMTHDSIGLGEDGPTHQPVEHLAALRAIPNLLVFRPGDAIETAEAWDCALRAKTGPSVLCLSRQALPAFRNAADDTNRVALGAYVVVEPVGGRDVTLIATGSEVSLALRAAKLLAADNVRAAVVSAPCFELFRRQSREYRADVLGRAPRIGVEAAVEGEWARWLGDSGEFVGMTGFGASAPADVLYREFGITAEAVATKALQAIARSRMAAAG from the coding sequence ATGAACGCTCCAGCTCTCGCCTGTATTGCCAGCCGCCCCGAGATTTCGCATGCGGACATGGCCAACACGATCCGCTTTCTGGCGATCGACGCGGTCGAAAAAGCCAAGTCCGGGCATCCGGGCATGCCGATGGGCATGGCCGATGTCGCCACTGTGCTGTTCACGCGCTTCCTCAAGTTCGATCCGGCAGATCCTGCCTGGCCCGACCGCGACCGGTTCGTGCTGTCGGCCGGCCATGGCTCGATGCTGTTGTATGCGCTGCTGCATCTGACCGGTTACGAAGGCATGACGCTGGATGAGCTCAGGGCATTCCGGCAATGGGGATCCAAGACCCCGGGCCATCCCGAATACGGGCATACACCGGGTGTCGAGACCACGACGGGGCCGCTGGGGCAGGGCATCGCCACCGCGGTCGGCATGGCACTCGCCGAACGGCTGATGAATGCCCGGTTCGGCAATGACTTTGTCGATCACTTTACTTACGTCATTGCCGGCGACGGCTGCCTGATGGAAGGCCTCAGCCACGAAGCGATTTCGCTGGCCGGGCACCTCAAGCTCAACCGGCTGATCGTGCTGTTCGACGACAACGAAATCTCGATCGACGGCGCGACGTCGCTGTCGTGCTCGGACGACCAGCTTCTGCGCTTCAGGGCGTCGGGCTGGTCGGCCTGCCGGATCGATGGCCATGATCCCACAGCCATCACTGCGGCGATCGAGCAGGCCCGGCACAACGATCGCCCGTCGCTGATCGCCTGCCGCACGATGATCGGCTTCGGCGCGCCGAACCGCCAGGGCACGGAAAAGGCGCATGGCGCCCCGCTCGGGCCAGAGGAGATCGAGAAAACCCGCCACGTCCTGAACTGGCCGTACGCGCCGTTCGAGGTGCCGCAGGCCGTGCGTGACGCGTGGCGCGAAGCCGGCGCACGCGGCCATGACGCCCGCCGGGCCTGGATCGAGCGGACCCGGCGGCCCCAATCGGGAGAGCGTTCGGCGTTTCATGATGCGCTGAACCGGAATCTGCCCTGCGGCTATGTCGATGCGATGGCGCGGATACGCGGCCGTTTTGGCAGCGACCAGCCAAATATCGCGACAAGGCAGGCTTCGCAGCTCGTGATCGACACGATTGCGGAGGCGCTGCCGAACCTGCTCGGCGGCTCGGCTGACCTCACGCATTCGAATCTGACCAAAGCGAAGACGCATCAGGCGGTCGGTTCCGGCGCGTTCGCGGGAAGCTATGTCCATTATGGCGTCCGCGAGCACGCCATGGCCGCGGCGATGAACGGCATCGCGTTGCACGGCGGCTTCATCCCCTATGGCGGCACCTTCCTCACCTTTGCCGATTACAGCCGTCCCGCCATCCGGCTTGCCGCGCTGATGGGCGTGCGCGTCATCCATGTGATGACGCATGATTCCATCGGTCTCGGCGAAGACGGTCCGACGCATCAGCCGGTCGAACACCTCGCCGCGTTGCGGGCGATCCCGAACCTTTTGGTGTTTCGCCCCGGCGACGCCATCGAGACAGCGGAGGCCTGGGATTGCGCATTGCGCGCCAAAACCGGCCCGTCGGTGCTGTGCCTGTCGCGGCAGGCGTTGCCGGCATTTCGTAACGCAGCTGATGATACCAACCGGGTGGCGTTGGGCGCCTACGTCGTGGTCGAGCCGGTGGGCGGTCGCGACGTCACGCTGATTGCAACCGGCTCCGAAGTGTCGCTGGCGCTAAGGGCCGCAAAACTGCTGGCGGCAGACAACGTCCGTGCGGCCGTGGTCTCGGCGCCATGTTTCGAATTGTTCCGCCGGCAATCCCGCGAATACCGGGCCGATGTGCTGGGACGCGCGCCACGGATCGGCGTCGAGGCGGCGGTCGAAGGCGAATGGGCGCGCTGGCTCGGCGACAGCGGCGAATTCGTCGGCATGACCGGCTTCGGCGCGTCGGCACCGGCCGACGTGCTGTACCGCGAATTCGGCATCACCGCCGAGGCGGTCGCCACCAAGGCGCTGCAAGCCATCGCGCGATCGCGCATGGCGGCAGCGGGTTGA
- a CDS encoding DUF3551 domain-containing protein produces MERQQRGTRALALAALAIATVSLVGPARAQTYDPNYPVCLQIYQGGMTDYYFECGYTSIPQCQASASGRAAQCVVNPYYKGKAATRKKRARTY; encoded by the coding sequence ATGGAACGGCAACAGCGCGGCACGCGCGCACTGGCCTTGGCTGCTCTGGCGATCGCAACCGTCTCGCTCGTCGGACCAGCACGGGCTCAGACCTACGATCCGAACTACCCGGTTTGCCTCCAGATCTACCAGGGCGGCATGACCGATTACTATTTCGAATGCGGCTACACATCGATTCCGCAGTGCCAGGCGTCGGCCTCGGGCCGCGCGGCCCAGTGCGTGGTCAACCCCTACTACAAGGGCAAGGCTGCGACGCGCAAAAAGCGGGCGCGCACGTATTGA
- a CDS encoding LysR family transcriptional regulator has protein sequence MASRFLRELTLRQLRALAAVHRDRSVTAAAKKLHLTQPAVTLQIRNLQALAGLPLIQRTSDGMLLTDAGREVLALSERIEAAIADCETSLEMMAGKTAGRISIGAVSTSKYFVPFMISGFSKLYPKVDVSLFIGNRQEIGTALRGYDLDFAIMGRPPADIDMDVRLIGDHPHVIIAPTSHRLARKSRLALSDLADETFLMREPGSGTRGLMEQLFETARVRPNIGMAMSSNETIKQAVIAGLGIAFISAHTVATELDERRLVTLDVAGLPVVRQWFVLSRKDKVLLPPARAMLEFLAARGAQFLPRTHGRVRITRPSVRGKRA, from the coding sequence ATGGCGAGCCGGTTTCTGCGGGAATTGACCCTTCGCCAGCTGCGCGCGCTGGCCGCCGTTCACCGCGATCGCTCGGTGACGGCGGCAGCGAAAAAACTGCATCTGACGCAGCCGGCGGTGACGCTGCAGATCCGCAATCTGCAGGCGCTGGCGGGCCTGCCGCTGATTCAGCGCACCAGCGACGGCATGCTGCTGACCGACGCCGGGCGCGAAGTGCTCGCGCTTTCCGAGCGTATCGAGGCCGCGATCGCCGACTGCGAAACCTCGCTGGAAATGATGGCGGGCAAGACCGCCGGCCGGATCTCGATCGGCGCCGTCAGCACCTCGAAATATTTCGTGCCGTTCATGATCTCGGGATTTTCAAAACTCTACCCGAAGGTCGACGTTTCGCTCTTCATCGGCAACCGGCAGGAGATCGGCACCGCGCTGCGCGGTTACGACCTCGACTTCGCCATCATGGGCCGCCCGCCTGCCGACATCGACATGGATGTCCGCCTGATCGGCGACCATCCCCATGTCATCATTGCGCCGACCAGCCATCGGCTGGCGCGAAAATCCCGCCTCGCCCTGAGCGATCTTGCCGATGAAACCTTTCTGATGCGCGAACCCGGCTCGGGCACCCGTGGCCTGATGGAACAACTGTTCGAGACCGCGCGCGTCCGCCCGAATATCGGCATGGCGATGAGCAGCAACGAGACCATCAAGCAGGCGGTCATCGCCGGGCTCGGCATCGCCTTCATCTCCGCGCACACGGTGGCGACCGAACTCGACGAACGGCGGCTGGTGACGCTGGACGTGGCGGGCCTGCCCGTTGTCAGGCAATGGTTCGTGCTCTCGCGCAAGGACAAGGTGCTGCTGCCGCCGGCCCGCGCGATGCTGGAATTCCTCGCCGCGCGCGGCGCCCAGTTCCTGCCGAGAACCCATGGCCGAGTGCGCATCACCCGGCCCTCGGTGCGCGGCAAACGCGCTTGA
- the fba gene encoding class II fructose-bisphosphate aldolase (catalyzes the reversible aldol condensation of dihydroxyacetonephosphate and glyceraldehyde 3-phosphate in the Calvin cycle, glycolysis, and/or gluconeogenesis): MARITLRQLLDHAAEHGYGVPAFNINNMEQGLAIMDAAASVDAPVIIQASRGARSYAHDIMLAKMIDALEEMYPQIPLCMHQDHGNEESTCATALQHGFTSVMMDGSLKADAKTAADYDYNVEITRRVVEMAHWIGASVEGELGVLGSLEHGGGEQEDGHGVEGKVSHDQLLTDPDQAVDFVRATRVDALAIAMGTSHGAYKFSRKPDGDILAMNVVEEIHRRLPNTHLVMHGSSSVPQPLQDMFNAFGGEMPQTWGVPVEEIARGIRHGVRKVNIDTDCRLAMTAAFRKVATQTKSEFDPRKFLKPALDAMRELCRERFEQFGTAGHAAKIKVLPLAEMAKRYRSGSLDPRIGSMADAAE, from the coding sequence ATGGCACGCATTACCCTGAGGCAGTTGCTGGATCACGCGGCCGAGCACGGCTACGGCGTGCCGGCGTTCAACATCAACAATATGGAGCAGGGGCTGGCGATCATGGACGCGGCGGCGTCGGTCGACGCGCCCGTCATCATCCAGGCCTCGCGCGGCGCGCGCTCCTACGCCCACGACATCATGCTGGCGAAGATGATCGACGCGCTGGAGGAGATGTACCCGCAGATCCCGCTCTGCATGCACCAGGACCACGGCAACGAGGAATCGACCTGCGCCACGGCGCTCCAGCACGGCTTTACCTCGGTCATGATGGACGGTTCGCTGAAGGCCGACGCCAAGACCGCGGCGGATTACGATTACAATGTCGAGATCACCCGCCGCGTGGTCGAGATGGCGCACTGGATCGGCGCTTCGGTGGAAGGCGAGCTCGGCGTGCTCGGCTCGCTCGAACATGGCGGCGGCGAACAGGAAGACGGACACGGCGTCGAGGGCAAGGTCAGCCACGACCAGCTCCTGACCGATCCGGACCAGGCGGTCGATTTCGTCCGCGCCACCCGGGTGGATGCGCTGGCGATCGCGATGGGTACCTCGCACGGCGCCTACAAGTTCTCGCGCAAGCCGGATGGCGATATTCTGGCGATGAACGTGGTGGAGGAAATCCATCGCCGGCTGCCGAACACCCATCTGGTGATGCACGGCTCGTCCTCGGTGCCGCAGCCGCTGCAGGACATGTTCAACGCGTTCGGCGGCGAGATGCCGCAGACCTGGGGCGTGCCGGTCGAGGAGATCGCCCGCGGCATCAGGCACGGCGTTCGCAAGGTCAACATCGACACCGACTGCCGGCTGGCGATGACCGCGGCCTTCCGCAAGGTCGCTACGCAGACGAAGAGCGAATTCGATCCGCGCAAATTCCTCAAACCGGCGTTGGACGCGATGCGCGAGCTGTGCCGCGAGCGTTTCGAGCAGTTCGGCACCGCGGGCCATGCCGCGAAGATCAAGGTGCTGCCGCTCGCCGAAATGGCGAAACGCTACCGCAGCGGCAGCCTCGATCCCCGGATCGGATCGATGGCCGATGCCGCCGAGTGA
- the cbbX gene encoding CbbX protein: MSASAVPSVVAPEAGESSPAAQVDLRREFNEVGIGEVLDQLDRELIGLKPVKTRIREIASLLLIERLRKRMGLTSDVPTLHMSFTGNPGTGKTTVALRIASILHKLGFVRRGQVVSVTRDELVGQYIGHTAPKTKEILKKAMGGVLFIDEAYYLHRPDNERDYGQEAIEILLQVMESQREDLVVILAGYGDRMDKFFGSNPGFRSRIAHHIDFPDYADDELLAIAELMLGDMNYKFSADARAAFVRYIALRKTQPLFSNARSIRNALDRMRLRQANRLVADLDRVLTASDIMSLEASDVLASRVFAKGLAG, translated from the coding sequence ATGAGCGCGTCGGCCGTTCCCTCCGTCGTCGCCCCGGAGGCCGGCGAAAGTTCGCCGGCCGCGCAGGTTGACCTGCGCCGCGAGTTCAACGAGGTCGGGATCGGCGAGGTGCTCGATCAGCTCGATCGCGAATTGATCGGGCTGAAACCGGTCAAGACCCGGATCCGCGAAATTGCCTCGCTGCTGCTGATCGAGCGCCTCCGCAAGCGGATGGGGCTGACCTCTGACGTGCCGACGCTCCATATGTCGTTCACCGGCAATCCCGGCACCGGCAAAACCACGGTGGCGCTGCGGATCGCCAGCATTCTGCACAAGCTCGGTTTCGTGCGCCGCGGCCAGGTGGTGTCGGTGACGCGCGATGAACTGGTCGGGCAATATATCGGCCATACCGCGCCGAAGACGAAGGAAATATTGAAGAAGGCGATGGGCGGCGTGCTGTTCATCGACGAGGCTTATTACCTGCACCGGCCCGACAACGAGCGCGACTACGGCCAGGAGGCGATCGAGATCCTGCTGCAGGTGATGGAATCGCAACGCGAGGATCTGGTGGTGATCTTGGCCGGCTATGGCGACCGCATGGACAAGTTCTTCGGCAGCAATCCCGGCTTCCGCTCGCGGATCGCCCACCACATCGATTTCCCCGATTATGCCGACGATGAATTGCTCGCCATCGCCGAACTGATGCTGGGGGATATGAACTACAAATTCAGCGCCGACGCCCGCGCGGCGTTCGTCCGCTACATCGCGTTGCGCAAGACCCAGCCGCTGTTCTCCAACGCCCGTTCGATCCGCAACGCGCTGGATCGGATGCGGCTGCGTCAGGCCAACCGCCTCGTCGCCGATCTCGACCGGGTGCTGACGGCCTCCGACATCATGTCGCTGGAGGCGTCGGACGTGCTCGCGAGCCGGGTGTTTGCGAAGGGTTTGGCGGGGTAA
- a CDS encoding LysR family transcriptional regulator, protein MLDAVSLDQLRTFIAAVDEGSFSAASRKLLRAQSVVSETISKLEEQIGVQLFDRAGRYPKLTAAGSAVLGDARSIIAGVDLLKARAKGMSDGLEPELSVVIDVFYPIDAITQVAKEFRQNYPGVALRIYVEALGGAIQPVLDGRCSIGVIGSLPVIPDTLAYERLPGIAFLMVAARDHALASYRGKIPKEALAKHTQIVLTDRSELSSGREFGVMSSSTWRLADLFAKHHFLLKGLGWGGMPLHAVRKDLEEGRLAVLPIEDVPPDGLMLPMSAVWQTKSPPGPAGRWFVDRLKQFPVDTGKVPKPPVTRKKAKRSAKT, encoded by the coding sequence ATGCTCGACGCTGTCTCTCTCGATCAATTGCGCACGTTCATCGCTGCGGTCGATGAAGGAAGCTTTTCCGCCGCCTCCCGCAAGTTGTTGCGTGCGCAGTCCGTTGTCAGCGAGACGATCAGCAAGCTTGAGGAACAGATCGGCGTGCAGTTGTTCGACCGCGCCGGCCGCTACCCCAAACTCACCGCAGCTGGATCGGCCGTGCTAGGCGATGCGCGCAGCATCATCGCCGGGGTCGACCTGCTGAAGGCCCGCGCAAAGGGCATGTCTGATGGTCTGGAGCCGGAATTGTCCGTGGTGATCGACGTCTTCTATCCGATCGACGCGATTACCCAGGTGGCCAAGGAGTTTCGGCAGAACTATCCGGGCGTGGCGCTCCGCATCTATGTCGAGGCGCTCGGGGGAGCCATTCAGCCCGTGCTCGACGGCCGTTGCAGCATCGGCGTCATCGGATCGCTCCCGGTGATTCCGGATACGCTGGCCTATGAGCGGTTGCCCGGCATCGCGTTTCTCATGGTTGCCGCCCGCGATCATGCACTGGCTTCCTACCGAGGCAAGATCCCTAAGGAGGCGCTTGCAAAGCATACGCAGATCGTTCTCACCGACAGGTCCGAGCTATCTTCGGGACGCGAATTCGGCGTCATGTCGTCTTCGACCTGGCGGCTTGCGGACCTGTTCGCCAAGCATCATTTTTTGCTGAAGGGTCTGGGTTGGGGCGGAATGCCGCTGCATGCCGTGCGCAAGGATTTGGAAGAGGGGCGCCTTGCCGTGCTGCCGATCGAGGACGTGCCGCCGGATGGCTTGATGCTGCCGATGTCGGCGGTGTGGCAGACCAAGTCACCGCCTGGACCCGCCGGCCGATGGTTTGTCGATCGGCTGAAGCAATTTCCGGTGGATACCGGCAAGGTGCCGAAACCGCCGGTCACCCGGAAGAAGGCGAAACGGTCTGCGAAGACTTAG
- a CDS encoding class 1 fructose-bisphosphatase, whose amino-acid sequence MDERVTLRSHLDRPGAETPEGAAVAAVIAAIAAASIDLADLIADGPLAGITGRLSGVNADGDAQKDIDLAADRMMRRALVATPVAAILSEEAELPEILDAAAPLCVAIDPLDGSANLENNISVGTIFSIRPRGNDVVSTFFEPGTAQCAAGFVVYGPQTTLVLAHNGCVDIFILDRRGREFLLVAPGVRIAPNTPEFAINASNRRHWHGPVRSYIDECLAGTSGNGGADFNMRWIGSLVAESLRILVRGGVFLYPADARPGYREGRLRLLYEAHPMALVMEWAGGSATTGRRRILELSARTPHQRVPLIMGSVRGVRDVAAIHEGIEPMFDNSDAPLFARRGLFR is encoded by the coding sequence ATGGATGAACGCGTGACGCTGCGTTCGCATCTCGATCGCCCGGGGGCGGAAACGCCTGAGGGTGCCGCGGTCGCCGCCGTGATCGCGGCGATTGCCGCCGCTTCGATCGACCTTGCCGACCTGATTGCCGACGGCCCGCTGGCCGGCATCACCGGCCGCCTCAGCGGCGTGAATGCCGACGGCGATGCGCAAAAGGACATCGATCTCGCCGCCGACAGGATGATGCGCCGCGCACTGGTCGCAACCCCCGTCGCCGCCATTCTGTCCGAAGAGGCGGAATTGCCCGAAATCCTCGACGCCGCAGCGCCGCTCTGCGTCGCGATCGATCCGCTCGATGGCTCCGCCAACCTCGAGAACAACATCTCGGTCGGCACCATCTTCTCGATCCGTCCGCGCGGCAACGATGTGGTTTCCACCTTCTTCGAGCCCGGCACGGCGCAATGCGCCGCGGGCTTCGTGGTCTACGGTCCGCAGACCACGCTGGTGCTGGCGCACAATGGGTGCGTCGATATCTTCATTCTCGACCGGCGCGGGCGTGAATTCCTGCTGGTCGCGCCAGGCGTCAGGATTGCGCCCAACACGCCGGAATTCGCCATCAACGCCTCGAACCGGCGGCACTGGCATGGGCCGGTGCGGTCCTATATCGACGAATGCCTTGCCGGTACCAGCGGCAACGGCGGCGCCGATTTCAACATGCGCTGGATCGGCTCGCTGGTCGCGGAATCGCTTCGCATTCTCGTCCGCGGCGGCGTGTTCCTGTATCCGGCCGACGCACGCCCCGGCTACCGCGAAGGACGGCTGCGTCTTCTGTACGAAGCGCACCCGATGGCACTGGTGATGGAGTGGGCGGGAGGTTCCGCGACCACCGGCCGCCGGCGCATCCTCGAACTCTCGGCGCGAACGCCGCACCAGCGCGTGCCGCTGATCATGGGCTCGGTGCGCGGCGTCCGCGACGTCGCCGCCATCCACGAAGGCATCGAGCCGATGTTCGACAATAGCGACGCGCCGCTGTTTGCGCGCCGCGGCCTGTTTCGCTGA
- a CDS encoding form I ribulose bisphosphate carboxylase large subunit, which translates to MNEISMTVRGKDRYKSGVMEYKKMGYWEPDYEPKDTDIIALFRVTPQDGVDPIEASAAVAGESSTATWTVVWTDRLTAAEKYRAKCYRVDPVPNSPGQYFAYIAYDLDLFENGSIANLSASIIGNVFGFKPLKALRLEDMRLPVAYVKTFQGPATGIVVERERMDKFGRPLLGATVKPKLGLSGRNYGRVVYEALKGGLDFTKDDENINSQPFMHWRERFLYCMEAVNKAQAATGEIKGTYLNVTAGTMEDMYERAEFAKQLGSVIIMIDLVIGYTAIQSMAKWARRNDMILHLHRAGHSTYTRQRNHGVSFRVIAKWMRLAGVDHIHAGTVVGKLEGDPATTRGYYDICREDYNPARLEHGVFFDQHWASLNKMMPVASGGIHAGQMHQLLDHLGEDVVLQFGGGTIGHPMGIQAGATANRVALEAMILARNEGRDYLHEGPEILARAAQTCTPLKAALEVWKDVTFNYESTDMPDYAPTASVSM; encoded by the coding sequence ATGAACGAGATCTCGATGACCGTCCGCGGCAAGGATCGCTACAAGTCCGGCGTGATGGAATACAAGAAGATGGGCTATTGGGAGCCGGACTATGAGCCCAAGGACACCGACATCATCGCGCTGTTCCGGGTGACGCCGCAGGACGGCGTCGATCCGATCGAGGCCTCGGCGGCGGTCGCCGGCGAATCCTCGACCGCGACCTGGACGGTGGTGTGGACCGATCGCCTAACCGCTGCGGAGAAATACCGCGCCAAATGCTACCGCGTCGATCCGGTGCCGAACTCGCCGGGGCAGTACTTCGCCTACATCGCCTATGACCTCGATTTGTTCGAGAACGGTTCGATCGCCAACCTCTCGGCCTCGATCATCGGCAACGTGTTCGGGTTCAAGCCGCTGAAGGCGCTGCGGCTCGAGGACATGCGGCTGCCGGTGGCCTATGTGAAGACCTTCCAGGGGCCGGCGACCGGCATCGTGGTCGAACGCGAGCGGATGGACAAGTTCGGCCGGCCGCTGCTAGGCGCCACCGTGAAGCCAAAACTGGGACTGTCCGGTCGCAACTACGGCCGCGTCGTCTATGAGGCGCTGAAGGGTGGGCTCGACTTCACCAAGGACGACGAGAACATCAACTCGCAGCCCTTCATGCACTGGCGCGAGCGCTTCCTCTATTGCATGGAGGCGGTCAACAAGGCGCAGGCGGCCACCGGCGAGATCAAGGGCACCTATCTCAACGTCACCGCTGGCACCATGGAGGACATGTACGAGCGCGCGGAGTTCGCCAAACAGCTCGGCTCGGTCATCATCATGATCGATCTGGTGATCGGCTACACCGCGATCCAGTCGATGGCGAAATGGGCGCGCCGCAACGACATGATCCTGCACCTGCACCGGGCAGGGCACTCGACCTATACAAGGCAGCGCAATCACGGCGTCTCGTTCCGGGTGATCGCGAAATGGATGCGGCTCGCCGGTGTCGATCACATCCATGCCGGCACGGTGGTCGGCAAGCTGGAGGGCGATCCCGCGACCACGCGCGGCTATTACGATATCTGCCGCGAGGATTATAACCCGGCGCGGCTCGAACACGGCGTGTTCTTCGACCAGCACTGGGCGAGCCTCAACAAGATGATGCCGGTGGCGTCCGGCGGCATTCACGCCGGCCAGATGCATCAGTTGCTCGATCATTTGGGAGAAGACGTCGTGCTGCAATTCGGCGGCGGCACCATCGGCCACCCCATGGGCATCCAGGCCGGCGCCACCGCCAACCGCGTCGCGCTGGAAGCGATGATCCTGGCCCGCAACGAAGGCCGCGACTACCTGCATGAGGGACCGGAAATCCTCGCCAGGGCGGCGCAGACCTGCACGCCATTGAAAGCCGCGCTCGAGGTCTGGAAGGACGTCACCTTCAATTACGAATCGACCGACATGCCCGACTACGCCCCCACCGCCAGCGTCTCGATGTAA
- a CDS encoding phosphoribulokinase: MSRSYPIISITGSSGAGTTSVKRTFENIFRREKVAAAYIEGDAFHRYNRAEMRTRMQEEGEKGNKTFSHFSPETNLFEELEKAFRDYGESGTGTTRHYVHDEDEAKLYGAEPGTFTEWGPLPEKSDLLFYEGLHGAVVTDKVNIAEHADLKIGVVPVINLEWIQKLHRDRKDRGYTQEAVTDTILRRMPDYVNYICPQFAETDINFQRVPTVDTSNPFIARWIPTPDESMVVIRLRNPRGIDFPYLLSMIPNSFMSRANSIVIHGSKLDLAMQLILTPLILQLMERKRRTI, translated from the coding sequence ATGTCGCGCAGTTATCCCATCATATCGATCACGGGTTCGTCGGGCGCCGGCACCACCTCGGTGAAGCGGACGTTCGAGAACATCTTCCGTCGCGAGAAGGTCGCCGCCGCCTATATCGAGGGCGATGCGTTTCATCGCTACAACCGCGCCGAGATGCGCACGCGGATGCAGGAGGAAGGTGAGAAGGGCAACAAGACCTTCAGCCACTTCAGTCCGGAAACCAACCTGTTCGAGGAACTGGAGAAAGCCTTCCGCGACTACGGCGAGTCCGGCACCGGCACCACCCGTCACTACGTTCACGACGAGGACGAAGCCAAATTATATGGCGCGGAGCCCGGCACCTTCACCGAGTGGGGCCCGCTGCCGGAAAAGTCCGACCTGCTGTTTTACGAAGGCCTGCACGGCGCTGTGGTGACCGACAAGGTCAATATCGCCGAGCATGCCGACCTCAAGATCGGCGTTGTTCCCGTCATCAATCTGGAGTGGATCCAGAAGCTGCATCGCGACCGCAAGGATCGCGGCTACACCCAGGAGGCCGTCACCGACACCATCCTGCGGCGGATGCCTGACTATGTGAACTACATCTGTCCGCAATTCGCCGAGACCGACATCAACTTCCAGCGCGTGCCGACGGTCGACACCTCGAACCCCTTCATCGCGCGCTGGATCCCGACGCCGGATGAATCGATGGTGGTGATCCGGCTGAGGAATCCGCGCGGCATCGACTTTCCCTATCTGCTGTCGATGATCCCGAACAGCTTCATGTCGCGCGCCAATTCGATCGTGATCCACGGATCGAAGCTGGATCTCGCGATGCAGCTCATCCTCACCCCGCTGATCCTCCAACTCATGGAACGCAAGAGGCGTACGATATGA